Proteins encoded in a region of the Thunnus maccoyii chromosome 4, fThuMac1.1, whole genome shotgun sequence genome:
- the LOC121895758 gene encoding leucine-rich repeat extensin-like protein 6 encodes MKVRHSLICFFLLSLINAEIPVHEGTEGGNIKVTCDFNFSGKKKFFCKEECEGGNVLIKTTDVRDQSGRYSLEYKEGFYPVYSTILYVSISQLTKSDSGRYSCGLERTLLPDEFSEFEIRVSDAPTTSVPSASAPPGSFTPSSSSPETTEQSDQQQTDRPTAPPAPPASPASPSPPAPPSPPAPPAPPASPASPSPPAPPSPPAPPAPPASPAPGWSNSEAEGVKVKDK; translated from the exons ATGAAAGTCCgacacagtctgatctgcttcttcctcctca GCCTCATCAATGCAGAAATCCCTGTTCATGAAGGaactgaaggaggaaacatcaaAGTCACCTGCGACTTCAACTTCTCTGGAAAGAAAAAGTTCTTCTGTAAAGAAGAATGTGAAGGAGGAAACGTTCTCATTAAAACAACTGATGTCAGAGATCAGAGTGGCAGATACAGCCTTGAATATAAGGAAGGATTTTATCCAGTATATTCTACAATTCTGTATGTGAGCATCTCACAGCTGACCAAGTCTGACTCAGGACGGTACAGTTGTGGTTTGGAAAGAACTCTGTTACCTGATGAATTTTCAGAGTTTGAGATCAGAGTCTCAGATG CTCCGACCACTTCAGTCCCATCAGCCTCCGCTCCACCAGGAAgcttcacaccttcatcatcctcccctgaaaccacagagcagtctgaccagcagcagactgacagaccaacagcaccacctgcaccacctgcaTCACCTGCATCACCTTCACCACCTGCGCCACCTTCAccacctgcaccacctgcaccacctgcaTCACCTGCATCACCTTCACCACCTGCGCCACCTTCAccacctgcaccacctgcaccacctgcaTCACCTGCACCAg GGTGGAGCAACAGCGAGGCAGAAGGTGTTAAAGTGAAAGATAAGTGA